A stretch of DNA from Takifugu flavidus isolate HTHZ2018 chromosome 22, ASM371156v2, whole genome shotgun sequence:
ccTCAAAGTTCGACGTACTGTGCGTTCAGAGATGCTCTTCTGCCTACCTTGGTTGTAACGGGTGGTTATTTGAGtcactgttgcctttctatcagCTCGAACCAGTCTggccattctcctctgacctctggcatcAACAAGACATTTCCGCCCACAGAACTGCCGCTCACtggatattttttctttttcggaccattctctgtaaaccctagagatggttgtgcgtgaaaatcccagtagatcagcagtttctgaaatactcagaccagcccttctggcaccaacaaccatgcCACGTTCAAAGTCACTCAAATCACCTTTCTTCCCCATACTGATGCTCGGTTTGAACTGCAGGAGATTGTCTTGACCATGTCTACATCCCTAAATGCACTGAGTTGCcgccatgtgattggctgattagaaaTTAAGTGTTAACGAGCAGTTGGACcggtgtacctaataaagtggccggtgagtgtataTATCTTTAAAATTATTGGGTAAAAGTAGTCTTTCAAACGACTTGTGTCATCAATGACAGGGAACCGCAACACTAACAATGACGTAATCTTTCCGAGCCAACATCCAACAGACATGATACTTTGATTTTAAACTATATCCATGATATCATCAGGCACTGTTGTGTAATTCGGCACATTTTTAGGTGACACATGGATATGTCTTCACATACAAAAATATTACTAAACATCGATGACCCGAGGGGTTAAAGAACAGCACCATTACTAATAGAATAACAATACGTAATTCGTAAATATAAACGGACTTAACAGAGATCAGCAAACGTGTAATATTAATGCCTTTGTAGCCTGTGAAGGTTGCACAGCGAACGTCATTTCTGTACTTTGCCCAGTTCGGATTCTGAAGTACGTAAAAAACTTTGGCCGGGGACGCCTGAACTCACCTCCTCTGTGGCGgtgggacaataaaacacaagcACGGTCGTGGTCAGAACATTGATCAGAAGTCCAACTATAGTGAGCGTGTTTGGTGCGACCCATAACGGTATCTGCTGGACGAGCCAGTTCCAGTAGATTTGCAAAGGCGGCTCCAGCAGGGATCGACCGGTGGCGCTGTATTTATGCTCCTCCAGCCGCTTGAGCTGAGCGGCTGACAGCGGCTCCGACCACAGGACGTGCGGCATTatttcccctccctcctgccGGATCACGGCTCAGGTTGCGGTGACAATCCCGATATTTCCAAAGAGTCTGAAAGCGGTCTCGTAATCGTCACTCGTTAGAGCAACAATAGCAGCTAATTTGTCATTTATAGCTAGCTGACTAGCCGAGGGCATTTCCAGGGCGGACCCATGAGACGGCGATGTGTTTCTGATCGAATTCCGGAAGTGAGCAACGCAGCTTGAAATCTGAAGCGGAAATGCATTTACGTTGtaaacaacacatttgtttttacttctttttgCATATCTGAGATATAGTTTTGACCAATAAGACCCACGTTTATGATTTTTCATCTAATATTTAAATATGCGAGATCTTCAggtatttgattattttatttaaatgtatgtttcAAGGATTTcaagttttttttgtgtgtgtttttcatctttgacaTTTTCGGGGAAAATATAGCTGTACAAGTATATCATAAACAACCAGGTGCaatttatacatttaaatttaaaattccCCTCACATtctcagaaaaataaatatacagcTAAAAAGATTTCTTAAACTACTTAATCGggaaacatttaaattaaactttGACTCTTTATGAGAAGTTAGAAACTCTAATTTGGCatcttaataaaaaataatgtaaatatttttctgctttttggtAAAACAACAGTACTATATTTTGCCATTTTGGTTACGTTAATTTATGCACGCTGGATGATTTTTATTTAGCCTTATATTGATGGTATCACTGCGTTTCGGTGCTCATGAACGTGTGCTTTTATCTCTATTCCGACAGATTATTACAAgggaaacacatttaaatagcACTGGAAAATGCGGTTGTTCTTGttacttttttttattgaaatccATGGAACATAATTACAAATTTTATGCATGCACACCACATTAACCAAGCCTAAATCCAAATATTATAATGTGTCATGCAGTACAGTATATAGTGTAGGGcggaaaaagaggggaaaataataataccaaaataaaactgtttacaAAATTATTCATCCGATagtttgctttattttgctGTGTAACAGTATGACACACCATGAAACTCCAAAATTTAGTTTATACACACTCAGTTTCTCTTCACATAGTTCCCAGAGATAAGTTATCGCCTTCTACAACAAGGTGTGTTTCCCTGTGAGAAATCAAATCACTGCTGACATGCAATTGAGTTGACACGGCTTTTGAAACGGGTAACATAGTTATTAGGTGACTTCATCTATGGTAGTTAGCTCTAATCTGTACACAGCATACCAAACCACAGACCAGCATAACCTGCTTCACACCTGTCTCTCTACTTCCACAATTATTTCCCCTGCCTGCGAGCAGCTGAATGGGGAAAGTGGAGGTTCACCGGTGGTGACATGTCTGCACAACTATATAAAGTGTCTCATTTCGCAATCTGTCCCATTTTACTTTTCCTGCTCCAAAATCTTTGTTTCATTCATGTACTGGTTGATCAGATGAAGGGGTACTCCACGCTGCATCAGCTCATAGAATGTGAAGCCTCCTGAGGGATGAGAAGAAGGACTAATGATATTGTGGAAGATTAAGTTGCTCACAAGAAGAATTAACAGAAAAGGAGCAGGAGTGGTAATATGCTCAACAGAAATTGGACACATTGCACTTTGGTAAtcaaaaaccccaaaacaaacagccacagGCTTGCAGAAGCATATATCTGACATTTAACGTCATAGGTTATCACAAGATAAGAAGATTTCTGACATAACAAAATGCCAAATTGTTTCCAAATTTGctaaaaatgtttctttaattaaaaggaaacCAGCATAACACACGGAAATTCCAGTTACTATGGTAACCCTTTCAGTATACTCACtgtgtgttgtttcctcagtATTTCAGAGAAAAACACTCAGCGTGTCCGGTCTCAATTTATCGGCAGCTCGTTTGCAAATTTGCGAACCCTTTTACTCACCTTATCCGACAGCTATGACAATTGATTAAAAAATTGAAAAACGCTGTCGAGAAAGAGAGCCAGccaagagcagagctggaggaacagCTCGGGCAGAAGTTGTCATGCAAACCTTGTCTCGCTGAGAAAAAGTGAGGTGACATGCTTGCTGAATGATGCATAATGAGTGACATAAGCTTCATATGCCATAACCATATGAAAGCTTACCTTACGTGAGAACATACATTCACAATTCTTGAGTTtggactggaggagagagaagagaagaggggtTAACAACATGGGGTTATGTGTGTCCACCATGAACTCCTGCTGAGTTATGACTGAATTTTTTGATATGATGAGTTAACAAGAATCTGTAGAGAAGAGATTAAGAAAACATGTAAACCTCGTAGTTTTATATGTCATGCCTGCTGAAATGCTGTAGGTGTGTGAAGTAGATGAACAAGATGAACCGGCTGGAGCGGACCAGAGATAATCATGTGGTGAGGATGCGCTccatgtggtggtggtgatgagatAGTGTCACATGAATCAGATTATTTCTCATTATTGCTCATGTGTTCTATAAATGATGTCGAGGGGACGTTCGCACCAGCTCCTTATAAACTCAAGCTGGACTGTGGCTGTGGACACAACTCCTTTATCCTCAAAGTTATTGGACACTTAATTTAGCTAGTGTGATGTTGTAAAAGCAAAGTAAGTCTCAGAAAAGTCTGACGTCATCTTGTCAAGTTTATAAGAAGCTGGTGCAAAGCAGTTATATACTTACATGTCCGCTGGATGTGTGGTCATCCTTTACGTAAACCGCAACAAATTGCACAAATGCTACGGTACATTACCTTAGCAGGGCAGGTTCCCAAAAGccaattttgtgtgtttacacataGTATTTTGATTTAAGATGTGAGGGTTGCCTTTTTTTAAGAAGCAGATACCTTAAAATCACACTGACAAAAGGCATTTACACAAATGAGAATTACATGAGAGAAACAAGGCTTTTGGAAACCAGACTTGGTTGGAGTTGGAAGAGGTGCCTGGGTGGGATTCAAAGCCTGCCTCCAGTTccacactgacctttgacctcgagCTTGCAATCCACTTGAGCTTCACCCAGGTCGTTGATGGCCTTGCAGGTGTACATGCCCCCATCGTAGGGGCTGGGCTTCCTGATCTCCAGAGTACAAACCCCTTGGTTGCTAAACATGCGGTAGCGTGGGTCATCAATGATGGCTATCTTGTTCTTCATCCAGATAACTTTGGGCTGAAACAGATCATTTGTATTTAAGTGCAATTTAATGTGTATTTACCATGTATGGACATACCACTTGCACCTGTCTCCTACCTACCCTTGGGTTGGCACGGACGCTGCAGTTCAGAGTAGTATTATAGCCGGCAATAGCAAAAGTATTGATCAATGGCTGCGTGAACTTCGGAGCCTCTTTGAAGTCGTGATCTTCAAAATCCTGCGTTTTTACCTGCAGACCTGTGGGGTAGGGTGGCATTTTTTTTGCATGATACAAATGAGTGTGCATGAGTTTCCTATGCGATGTGGTATCTCCCTCAACAGAGAGCACAATGCTATCTTTCAAGAGCTGTCCATTCCCCAGAGCCATGGAAGTTACATAGTTACCTTCTTTGACAATGAGAGCActttttttggtttgggttGCAGTTTCGCTTGGGCCACACATGTTCTCCGCAAAGATCCTGAAGAAATATTCATTTCCAACCACCAGTTCGGTGATGGTGATGCAATTGCGGTGGTAGTGCTCAATGCACGTGTACCATTCCTTTGAAGATCAGAGCACATGTGCATTATTTGCTGTtttacttttgtgtgttttgggaaGAATCAGTTTTACCATCGTCTTCTTGTCTGCTTTTTGAATTGTGTAGCCTGTTATTGGGGCGTTGCCAATGTCTTTTGGAGGGGTCCATACCAGGGCGACATTTCCTCCCCAAACATCTTCGATTGTCACAGACTGGGGAGGCTGAGGTAGATCTGATAATCACAGACAGGCAGTGGTAGCTTATTATGTTCATTGAAATCATGACTGTTAAAAACAGCTTACAATTGCTAACTCAGTATTTTCTGGATCCGTCTTTTTCCATGGACAACTGAGTTGCAAAGGGTCGTTCACTCACCTACAATTTGTATGTCAATAATGGCTGTATCCATGTGGTTTTCAACCTGCACAGTCATCTCGTACTTTCCAGAGTGGCTACGTTCTGCTTTACGGATGAAGATAATGCTGTCACACTCTGTGTTGCGGATGCTAACGTTAGGATCGACATCCTTGCCCTCCTTAAGCCAGCTGACCTTTGGCCTAGGTTTTCCCTGTAGACCCCACACACTGATTGTGAGTCTGCTCAGAGATGATGTTAATATTGAAAGAACTGTTTTGAATGTTTATCTACCATAAATGGCACAACAAGGTTGACGGTTTCTCCGACTCTGCGAGTGTAGGTCTGCTTCAGGTGTCGAGGAACACGGATCTTGGGTGGTTCTGAGGGATCAAGAACCTTTTGTGTATTATTCTAGATAGCTTTTGTGCCTCTATCTTAAAATTTGTAATAAACCGATTGGGATTATGCCAAAGGAGATTACCGATAACCTCTTTAACCAGAATAGAGTGCTGGAGGGTCCGGGGAGCGCTGGCTCCAGCTGCATTGATGGCTTTGACACGAACTGTGATTTTACACCCTGGAGAAAGACCGGTGATAGTGTACTTGGTCTTCTCTGTCAACTCCGAGTTGGACACAATCCAGTCATCAGCTGTGGGCAACAAACAGAGGGTTTGGTTTAAATACTTACTCTCATCCTGCTGAGTGTGTTTAGAGGACACCGTTTGCTTACTTCCTTCTATGCAGTACTCCACCAAGTAGCCGTCAAGACCGGCAGCTCCGATTGTTTCGGGAGGGCGCCACTTTATGGTCACCGTGGTGTCAGTGACATCCTCTACGACCAGCATGGTGGGCTCACTGGTCACAGCTGAATGGATGTGAAAGTTCAGGAAAGTCAACAACTTTGTATGatggtaaaaaaaaccaaccaaagtATATTCCACTCTAGCTGGAATACAGTCAGATCTCATTAGTCCCTGCTATTCTTGTATACTGAATCATCTTTAACTCCTGTTCAACCCTCTGACAGACCTGATCTCCTAAATCTCTAATCCACTGACGATTTGGCAGCCATTATAAAGACATATTCAATATCTCCTAAAGCTCCCGCATGTCCCATGGAGGTCACTGTCAGAATACTTGGGATGGTGGGGCATCGAAAGCAACAGCTGTGCCTCTGGGTTACCAAGGGCAGATCACACAAGTGCCACCACAGGGCCACTTGAGTTTCctctattattatttttaaataatttcctGGACAAAAGTATTGGCAAAAGCATCCCATTTTCAAATTGCAAAGTTGAAGAGAAACTCACCGAGAGGCGTAAAGGCTTTGGATGGTTCACTGGGCTTAGACACACCGATTGCATTCACAGCAAAGACCCGAACTTCATACGGCACGCCTTCAATCATCTTCTTAGGTTCGAATAGTGTCTCTTTTATGAGGTCAAAATTAAGCCTCATCCATCGGGAactctgttttttctttctctcaatGAAGTAGCCTGCAGAGAACCAAATCACCTTCTGATATATGATGCCAATGTGTGAATTTATGATATTTTTGGAAGTGGCATCCAATGTTTACCTAATATTGGCGAACCTCCATCATATTTCGGAGGATCCCAGGTCATAGAGCACCAATCACCACCCACCACTGGCACTAAGGGAGACTCTGGAGGGTCAGGGATGTCTGTTGACCACATAAACTTGAGTTTAGAAGACTGCAGTTCTGCATGTGGATGGATTTAAACTTTTTGTCACAACTTACCTACAACCTTGACTTTGAGGCTGGCTGTGGCTTCCCCAGCCTCATTCTGCAGGACTATTTTGTAGTTGCCAGTGTCCTCCCGCTCTGTGACATCAATTGTCAAGCTTGTCTGGTCACCGTAGGTTTCAGCTCGGACACGCTGACCAGTCTCGAGAATCACCTGGAAACAGCAAGAGAAGCTGAAGTTTATTTTAAGTCACGTGGTTGTATTTGTTGTatcttgtgtttgtttgtttggttcaCACAGGAATCATAGTCACTGGGGCTGGACAAAAGCCCGTAGTTGTGAAAGCATCCTAGATGACTCCAAACGTACCCTCTCTCCTTTCATCCACACCACCCTGGGAGCTGGTTCTCCACTGATGGGGACCTCCAGCCGGAGTTTATTTCCTGCCACAATTGTGACTGTGTTGTCTGGGAAGTTCAAGCTTTCCAAGTGTACCCTTGGAGGGTctgcagaaatgtaaaaaaatgtgTTGGTATTGCCTTATTAGTATAATTCAGACCGACTGGAATGGTTTTGTACCAATGATGTGAACTTTGGCAGACAGGCTCTGTGAGTAGCCCTCAGGAACAAACGTGTAATCCCCTGCATCGTGAAGCGAGCAGCTCTCGATTTCAAGCCGATGGACCCTAGCAATCAAAAATGAAGTTGTTAGCTTCAAAGTAAAACATCCGGCTGCACGGGCCTTGATTAAAGTTACTTACTTGTTCCTGTGTATGATGTTGACGTGGTCGCTGGGTTGAATCAGCTGTCCGTTCCTGTACCAACGACCTGGGACGTTGCCTGGGTAAATCTCGCAGTGCAACTTGATGGGTTGACCCAGCATCGCTGTCATGTCTTGCAGGTCCTGATACACCTTCAGCGGTTTCACTAACAGTACGAAAGTATAGAGAATGAGGTCAAAGAGTGCTTTTATACCAGAATACTAACACTACCGGGAGGCTACATACAGTCAACTTGTACGTGAGCTTCCGATGTGCCTCCAGTAGCCATGACGGAATACGTGCCGGTGTCCTCTCTGGAGGCATCATCAATCACCAAAAAGTGTTTGGTTCCCTCAGCCTTAACACGGTATCTGGAGCGGACTCCTGTTGGAACTTCAATGCCATTTTTCATCCTAAAAAATATATTCCAAATAgttgcacacacagaaacacagttgTATACTCAGTTACATTATATAACCAAGTTACATTATATTGCCTCCAAACTTAACAAGCCTAATCTCCTTCTTCTAGAAGACATACCATTTGATTTGCGCACCCTCTTCTGACACCTCACACTCCAACTCAATCCTCTCGTTCACTGTTGTCTTCACGGGCTCAATACCTTTAACTATCTTTATAGGTAACTCTTAGAGAAGACAGAACAAATGCAATGCAAATAAGCAGCGACATCATTTTACTCTGACAGACCAGTATGTCATAGTGTTGGTGCATAAAATACAGGTGCATGCATACCGGTAAGTTAAATTAAAATACCTTTGACAAACAGCTCTGTGGAGCACTTCTCTTCGCCAGCAGCAACAGAATAGGCTGCGTCATCATTTACGTTGCAGTTGTTGATGACCAGAATCCTTTGTGTGCCCTTGTGTTCAAAAATATACCTGAAGAAGTAATTTGATATTCACATAATGTCTCACTAGAATCAGACTACATACAGCAAATCATATAGAAATAACCATTTGGCTTATTTGTTATTATGGCTATAATAGTTCTTAAAATGAATGCTACATGCATAGAGATCACTTCGCAacgaggacaaaaaaaaaacagatgaagGATGACATCAAAACTCATGGGGAAGGTATAAATGACTGGACAGATGGACTTACTTCCGTTGACTTAAAGTCAGCAGCAGAGCCGGAATAGGGCCGGAGCACAGGGAGAGTACAGGAGGGAATTACGGTAAACAGGAATATCAAAgacagacaaagacaaagagacaTCATTCCTGGAAAGGTAAATGTCTCAGCTCTGGAGAAAACGGCACAGGAGAACAGAAACCAGAAAACAGCAATAACCTCCCAGATGGCTTTAACACTGATTGGCTTTGGACAGATGAGATTGAGATGTACAGTAGTCATATATACCATTTAACTGATTCTTACTCTACATGCTGCACTCTGATGTCCAGTCTGCTAACAATTTTGCAGAGAATGTCCGCTTTAACTTCTGAAAAGCTAGCTTGTCATCTTTCTGCCGCAAGGACCCGGCCGGCACAGCTAATTTTAAAAAACGTAAACGTATAAAAACGTTTAGGGGGTGGCGGTTCTTATCATTCATTTTGACACACCCAGGAATAATTTACAACAAGAAGTCAACTTGAATTTGTGCATCTAATTAAATCTGTTGCAAAGCCAAACCTGAGTAAAGACCTGTGAAGGAGGTACCACCTTTTTCCTGTATGGAGGAGCACATATACAGTTAACAACAGAAGTTAACCTGCTTTTTCTACCCAAATGTAGCTCTGAGGCCTTTTGTACAATCTTACCGCCCTTCAACTGTAAATGCAACATTATATGTAGACTGATCAGAGCCACATTAGAGTTAGTAGAGAGATGCTTCTTTTGAAACGATAATGGTTCACAGTAGAGACCCGGGCATGAATGTGGAGGAGGGTTGTGTGTTTGCCCTGTTCTGTCATATGGTTCTAACTCACATAAGGAGGGTAAATGTGTGCTAAAGATGCAAACCAATGTGCaggataaaaacacaacaaaatcaCTAAGATGGGGAATGCGGCACATGAATtgcattttcttaaaaaaaaaatgcgttGAAGGGTTGAAAGGGAGGATACACGGGATACAGGAGGGTATATATCGGATATATAATAGAGAAtgtaaagaaaaatgtgttACACACTTGGGAGAAGGCCTGATTTCCTGTCCGTTCTTGTACCACTTCAGGTCAACAGTGGGGTCGGCCAGGTCAACCAACAGGCGGATCTTCCCACCTTTATCCACCTGATATGCTGATTCTAGTTTCTTAGCGAAAGCTACCAAGGATAAAATTCACAACCGCAACTGTTAATAACAAGActctttttaaatcaaatttcatGGCTGTTCAGAGCTTTTACCTtcgcttttcttttcctcttttggtATTTTCTTCATCCTCCGCAGCAGACCCCTCAGATCTGTGATGCCATATGTAAAGGCAATTTTCTCATACTCGTCTGGTCGGGCCTTTTTGAGAATCTCCCACACATCAACTTCCGGGGTATCATCCTGCTGTTTAGGCTCTCTAGTGATTCAAATCAGGGAAAAGTTGTCAAGGTAGAGGACTCAGACAGCTGACTGTGTTCTAAGGAACTGCTCTTTTGTGTCTAGAACAGAAGACATTCCTAAAGCTAACCTCTAGTTTTAATCCCTATCCCAGTCTTGCTATTTTTGCCTCTTCCAATAGAGCGTTCCTCAGAACACAATACACAAAGGGATGGGCACGCTGAGCTGCCTAAAGTTTGGCAGGGTTAAAGCCACATATGTTGAGTGTGCAGTGACAACTGGCTGAGGTTTTGTcatttgtttctcattactttgGGATTTTAATTCACCCTTTAATTACATCTTGCCTCGTTTCCTACAATGTATTCAAAGGTCGCCTTAGCCAGACTGCTGCTGGTCCAAAATACGGCCACATGTCTTCTAACTAGTACCAAACACAAGAGCAATTTCTTTCAAAATTCATGGTCTTGCCCCTATTCACCTGACTGACCCGCGGCATTGTTTCGCCCACTCTCAGGCACTCAGGTTGGCAGTTCAATCTTTGTTGGTTGTCCCCACATCTAGGAGGAAGCTGAGAGGCCACCGCGCCTTCTCAGTTGTTGTGCCAAGGTTGTGGAATCCCCGACACATCAGGCAGCCTGACTCACTTTCTGTCAGCAGCCTCCCCAAAACAAATTTTTTAGTGTTGTAGGAAAGGCTGCAGCGTATTATTTCCCACTTTTTTTGGTGTATTTCattatatatttgtttattttacctaTGTTTCTATTGGCAGCACTTTGGCATACTCTGTTGTTGTAAAATGCTGTACAAATAAAGTTGAGTTGAGTTTAAATGTCACACTGACTTCCTGGTAAACAATTCAGTTAGCGATTACTGCTGGGCAGAAGTACCCAGTAACTATAGTTACCACTCTGaagttgctgcagcagctttaacCATTATTGACAAACTTTGTTTCCGCGTGAACAAAAGAACCGTGCGTGTTTTCAGATCAAAGGAGAACAAGATTTTTCTCTATCATTAGCATATAAGTGGAACAAGTAATAATGTTGAGCCCTACAGGATGTGATTTATCATTTTATATTCCTCTTATAAACTGGCCCATCCCTTTGTTTGGTGTTTTCACACTGTCGGAGAGGCTGTGAGGCTGTTAGACGATGAAAAGGATGAGTTGTTAAAGATGTCAGGTCCATTTTAGTAAAATCACATTGCTCCGGGCATGAGTGCATCTGTTAGTTTACGTAAAGACCATCCGATTAGCCATTCATAGACATTTTCCCCAAACGGCCAGAAGGTTTGGGGTAAATAACGTACAGTATTATTCTATTCTACGATTGCCCTTCTGTTctgtttatttccaggctgtggtgaaGGAAGCTGAAATAAACACGGCGGTATTTGCCGTATATTTCTCAATTGAAATAAAAACGACAATGTAGCGATAACACTATTTTACAGCATCATTTCCCCGCGGCCCCTTACGGCATCATTAATGATGAAAAATGCTTCACCCCGCCTCATAAAGACAGATCCATGTTTCCATGAAGAGCTGTCCAATGAGGCCCATTCCCATCATTAATGTCCGTTGAGCACTTTGGAATGTTGCCTTCAAATAAAGTGTTACCGTACTACAGTTGGCCAACACTCTTGCGCGTCCAATTCCTAGAAATACATGTCATGCTGGGGACTCTACAGGATTAAAGTACTCACCCGCAGTAAGGTCTAACTGTTTTTAAACCCTAACAGTTTTCTCTACTAACCTTTGATTTCTGAATATGtaggggagaagaagagacaagCCCACAATAAATGTGCAATTTAGCCGCTGCATTGCGTCAAAGGATAAAGGATTGTACACTGAACTGGGTTATCTAAAATATGTGTAATGCTGTTTACCTAACCTGATAAATTTACCAAGGTAAAAGAAGCACAtccaaaaagcaaaaaaaaaaatggaaaaaaggtttttaaaaaatggtcaAAGGAGTAAAATTCAGGCAGGGTCGGGATGTGATTCTCACCGATGTTTTAGGAGACCACTAAAGTCAAGCTCTCCTGCATCTTCTTGTCCTTCACTGCTGTTGTTAATAAGGAGAGATTAATAAAGATTTAATCAGATCTGAACCAGTGACAGGAACTACAAAACAATGCGAAAAGCACAACGCAAAGCGGCCTCGATCGCTGTGTTAGCCCAGGGCTAACAAACGATTGCTTCTTACACAAATGCCTTGTTTTTTAGGTTTAATGATAAAAGTCAAGACACTGTATTTTGTGTAAGGTGTTTCGAGAGCACCGTTGCCGCAGCAATGCAATGGCATTACTGACAGAATGGGATGCTTTGCATTGCTTTTCAGGCACATTGTTTGGAGCAAGATGTAAACCCCAAATGTTGGCCTTTTGTTTGGAGTTAACTTGAGATTACCTTCTACAAAAGTCAATGACATAGCAACCACTATGTCACAAGCACTACATTAACACTACAtgttgatgaaatgtttattttatgtaCCAAGAgcagtttttttcctttttcttttgagTCTACAAAGGCGCCTACTTTATCCACCTTGTTTTTTTACTATCTACTACTATTTATTATGATCAACACTTTGGTTAAGTGCCTTTGCTAGCTACTCCTGTGGTTATCATCAGTGTCTGCCTAGGGTGATTTATGGACCATAGCAGTGTTTTCTGAGACTGTTTAAACATTATTACTTACAGAGGTTGGAATTTTATTAGGAGCTTCTGACAAATTTCCaacaagaacatttaaaaatccaaaagaCTAAAACACTGTTCTGCAAAGGACCAGTTCACATTCTCTATCAAGGTACTCTTAGAGATGATTTGGGTCACTTCTGTTCCTATTCTCAAAAGCAAGGTGGAAGGTGTATTTATGGTTTAATTAGGTGTAATTATGTCCTGAAGCCTCCATTCATGATTTATGGATTGGTTTTTCATTACCTCCTCTTGAAAGCTGATCGAATATCAATATTCTGAGAGCCCTGTCCAGATTCTGTAAGACAGTAAGAGCACGTCTCACGCATAGTCCGAAGCTTTTGAAGACATCAGAATGAATGAggtgtttttaaatgctttaaCGAACCTTTAACTTCCAGGTCAAAAGAGCAGCTGTCAAACTTGTCCTTGTAGGTGACCTCGCACCTGTAATTCCCAGCGTAGCTGTCTTTCGCCTTTATAATGTGCATTTCAAATGTGTGGATC
This window harbors:
- the mybpc1 gene encoding myosin-binding protein C, slow-type isoform X10, which codes for MPEPTKKDEMPNGQPEENVAPDSNGAPPLPEITLEVSPPPDDDAATTNTPSPTPQTEEANTLKKLSIELPNDSVPVPAMGRKDSVWSLGEGQAPEELDKPIETPPLSTLLIEQPQSATVSVGGDASFIAKVEAKDLLRKPTIKWFKGKWMDLASKTGKHLQLKETFDRLTKIHTFEMHIIKAKDSYAGNYRCEVTYKDKFDSCSFDLEVKESGQGSQNIDIRSAFKRSSEGQEDAGELDFSGLLKHREPKQQDDTPEVDVWEILKKARPDEYEKIAFTYGITDLRGLLRRMKKIPKEEKKSEAFAKKLESAYQVDKGGKIRLLVDLADPTVDLKWYKNGQEIRPSPKYIFEHKGTQRILVINNCNVNDDAAYSVAAGEEKCSTELFVKELPIKIVKGIEPVKTTVNERIELECEVSEEGAQIKWMKNGIEVPTGVRSRYRVKAEGTKHFLVIDDASREDTGTYSVMATGGTSEAHVQVDLKPLKVYQDLQDMTAMLGQPIKLHCEIYPGNVPGRWYRNGQLIQPSDHVNIIHRNKVHRLEIESCSLHDAGDYTFVPEGYSQSLSAKVHIIDPPRVHLESLNFPDNTVTIVAGNKLRLEVPISGEPAPRVVWMKGERVILETGQRVRAETYGDQTSLTIDVTEREDTGNYKIVLQNEAGEATASLKVKVVDIPDPPESPLVPVVGGDWCSMTWDPPKYDGGSPILGYFIERKKKQSSRWMRLNFDLIKETLFEPKKMIEGVPYEVRVFAVNAIGVSKPSEPSKAFTPLAVTSEPTMLVVEDVTDTTVTIKWRPPETIGAAGLDGYLVEYCIEGSKQTVSSKHTQQDESKYLNQTLCLLPTADDWIVSNSELTEKTKYTITGLSPGCKITVRVKAINAAGASAPRTLQHSILVKEVIEPPKIRVPRHLKQTYTRRVGETVNLVVPFMGKPRPKVSWLKEGKDVDPNVSIRNTECDSIIFIRKAERSHSGKYEMTVQVENHMDTAIIDIQIVDLPQPPQSVTIEDVWGGNVALVWTPPKDIGNAPITGYTIQKADKKTMEWYTCIEHYHRNCITITELVVGNEYFFRIFAENMCGPSETATQTKKSALIVKEGLQVKTQDFEDHDFKEAPKFTQPLINTFAIAGYNTTLNCSVRANPRPKVIWMKNKIAIIDDPRYRMFSNQGVCTLEIRKPSPYDGGMYTCKAINDLGEAQVDCKLEVKGGFTFYELMQRGVPLHLINQYMNETKILEQEK